In Rubrivirga marina, the following are encoded in one genomic region:
- a CDS encoding RelA/SpoT family protein, which translates to MIQASADLHRQLDGLVVAPDYERRLRVLLEHCQRNLPSVDEAMIRRAFRVAYWAHRDDRRASGELYISHPLEVALIAAKDIRMDDVTVAAALLHDTVEDTDLSLDLLESEFGTEVARITDGVTKIGSVFENRALGRAENVRKLMLSMASDVRVILVKFADRLHNMRTLVAMPTEKQLRIAAETADLFAPLAHRFGLHEVKTELEDLSLKYLQPEAYREIADGLNAKRRQRERFIERFIEPLREELKEAGFAFDIYGRPKSITSIYSKMKRQGVGLDEVYDLFAIRVILHTTGKQGREDCWRVYSTVTANYPPVDGRHRDFISKPKSNGYQSLHATVMTPEGRPVEVQIRTQEMHEVAERGVAAHWKYKETPGGDGAAPAGAGDARVDELYAWVRDLLENPSPDDAGEFVRQFQLNLYDEEIYVFTPAGELVTLPTGATPVDFAFQIHSEVGFHCIGAKADGKMVPLSYRLQSGEQVEILTSKRQTPNPDWATFVVTHKAQARIRHWINERRRKTSAHGRDLLDKKLARAHLEPDEQAINRLAADLKFASTQQLFYEIGSGKYDPADFVAALKKGLPPEAPESDVPEGVSPALLEVDEIDFREDARERVGGRTALVIEGERHTDLAVEYAACCGPIPGDDVFGFLSRTGVVKIHRKGCKNANHLFSDHGERVIPVEWSRQKDVQFSATLRVVGEDRVGIVSDMTAVISKSLKTNIRSITVTSEDGMFEGTIVLYVSDVKQLRRIMKRLGRLDGIYGVYREE; encoded by the coding sequence GGAGCACTGCCAGCGGAATCTCCCCTCGGTCGACGAGGCCATGATCCGCCGCGCCTTCCGCGTGGCCTACTGGGCCCACCGCGACGACCGCCGCGCCTCCGGTGAGCTCTACATCTCGCACCCCCTGGAGGTCGCGCTCATCGCGGCCAAGGACATCCGGATGGACGACGTGACCGTGGCGGCGGCGCTCCTCCACGACACGGTCGAGGACACGGACCTGTCGCTCGACCTCCTGGAGAGCGAGTTCGGCACCGAGGTCGCGCGGATCACCGATGGCGTGACCAAGATCGGGAGCGTGTTCGAGAACCGGGCGCTCGGCCGGGCCGAGAACGTCCGGAAGCTCATGCTCTCGATGGCGTCGGACGTCCGCGTCATCCTGGTCAAGTTCGCCGACCGGCTCCACAACATGCGGACGCTCGTGGCGATGCCGACCGAGAAGCAGCTCCGCATCGCGGCCGAGACCGCGGACCTGTTCGCGCCGCTGGCGCACCGGTTCGGGCTCCACGAGGTCAAGACGGAGCTCGAAGACCTCTCGCTGAAGTACCTCCAGCCCGAGGCCTACCGCGAGATCGCCGACGGGCTCAACGCCAAGCGCCGCCAGCGCGAGCGGTTCATCGAGCGGTTCATCGAGCCGCTCCGCGAGGAGCTGAAGGAAGCCGGGTTCGCCTTCGACATCTACGGCCGGCCGAAAAGCATCACGTCGATCTACAGCAAGATGAAGCGGCAGGGCGTCGGCCTCGACGAGGTCTACGACCTGTTCGCGATCCGCGTGATCCTTCACACGACGGGCAAGCAGGGCCGCGAGGACTGTTGGCGCGTCTACTCGACCGTCACGGCCAACTACCCCCCGGTCGACGGGCGGCACCGCGACTTCATCTCCAAGCCCAAGTCGAACGGGTACCAGAGCCTCCACGCGACGGTCATGACGCCGGAGGGCCGGCCGGTCGAGGTCCAGATCCGGACGCAGGAGATGCACGAGGTCGCCGAGCGCGGCGTCGCGGCCCACTGGAAGTACAAGGAGACGCCGGGAGGCGACGGCGCGGCCCCGGCCGGCGCCGGTGATGCCCGCGTGGACGAGCTCTACGCGTGGGTCCGCGACCTCCTCGAAAACCCCTCGCCCGACGACGCCGGCGAGTTCGTCCGCCAGTTCCAGCTCAACCTCTACGACGAGGAGATCTACGTCTTCACGCCGGCCGGCGAGCTGGTCACGCTCCCGACCGGCGCCACGCCCGTCGACTTCGCCTTCCAGATCCACTCCGAGGTCGGGTTCCACTGCATCGGGGCGAAGGCCGATGGGAAGATGGTCCCGCTCAGCTACCGGCTCCAGTCGGGCGAGCAGGTCGAGATCCTGACGTCGAAGCGCCAGACGCCCAACCCCGACTGGGCCACGTTCGTCGTCACCCACAAGGCGCAGGCGCGGATCCGCCACTGGATCAACGAGCGTCGGCGGAAGACGTCGGCGCACGGCCGGGACCTGCTAGACAAGAAGCTCGCCCGCGCCCACCTCGAGCCCGACGAGCAGGCCATCAACCGCCTCGCCGCCGACCTCAAGTTCGCCTCGACCCAGCAGCTGTTCTACGAGATCGGCTCCGGCAAGTACGACCCGGCCGACTTCGTGGCGGCGCTCAAGAAGGGCCTCCCCCCGGAGGCGCCCGAGTCGGACGTCCCCGAGGGCGTCTCGCCCGCCCTCCTGGAGGTCGACGAGATCGACTTCCGCGAGGACGCCCGCGAGCGCGTCGGCGGCCGGACGGCCCTCGTCATCGAGGGCGAGCGCCACACCGACCTCGCCGTCGAGTACGCTGCGTGCTGCGGTCCCATCCCCGGCGACGACGTGTTCGGGTTTCTCTCGCGGACCGGCGTCGTCAAGATCCACCGGAAGGGGTGCAAGAACGCGAACCACCTGTTCTCGGACCACGGCGAGCGCGTGATCCCGGTCGAGTGGAGCCGCCAAAAGGACGTCCAGTTCTCGGCCACGCTCCGCGTCGTCGGCGAGGACCGCGTCGGGATCGTGAGCGACATGACGGCCGTGATCTCGAAGAGCCTCAAGACCAACATCCGCTCGATCACCGTGACGTCCGAGGACGGGATGTTCGAGGGGACCATCGTGCTCTACGTCAGCGACGTGAAGCAACTCCGGCGGATCATGAAGCGGCTGGGGCGGCTCGATGGGATCTACGGCGTGTACCGCGAGGAGTAG
- a CDS encoding HU family DNA-binding protein yields MASNSNRTPTLTKKDVAREVAAASGEPLYKCEPWVQATIDALRDLMAGADPELRIELRDFGVFEVKKTKAKPKARNPKTNETVFIPARRKTHFKPGKKLRETLQEPLQELGYAIPEGSADHPANRKQAA; encoded by the coding sequence ATGGCTTCCAATTCCAACCGCACGCCGACCCTCACGAAGAAAGACGTCGCTCGCGAGGTCGCCGCGGCGTCCGGCGAACCGCTGTACAAGTGTGAGCCGTGGGTCCAGGCGACGATCGACGCCCTCCGAGACCTCATGGCCGGGGCCGACCCCGAGCTCCGCATCGAGCTCCGCGACTTCGGCGTCTTCGAGGTCAAGAAGACGAAGGCCAAGCCGAAGGCCCGCAACCCGAAGACGAACGAGACGGTCTTCATCCCGGCCCGCCGCAAGACGCACTTCAAGCCGGGCAAGAAGCTCCGCGAGACGCTCCAGGAGCCGCTCCAGGAACTCGGCTACGCGATCCCCGAGGGCAGCGCTGATCACCCCGCCAACCGGAAGCAGGCGGCCTGA
- the ruvX gene encoding Holliday junction resolvase RuvX, with protein sequence MDLPPRVAGVDYGARRVGVALADPLRLVARPHGTFAPGAALAELARLVDEDGVGVIVVGWPLTDDGAEGHAVDRVRPFLGRLKKAAPSAEVVVQDERESSRRALRDLVEAGVSKKRRRHKGTLDAAAACVILQDWLDEQRSPFG encoded by the coding sequence ATGGACCTCCCGCCCCGCGTGGCCGGGGTCGACTACGGCGCCCGTCGCGTCGGCGTCGCCCTGGCCGACCCGCTCCGTCTCGTCGCCCGCCCGCACGGGACGTTCGCGCCGGGCGCGGCGCTCGCTGAGCTGGCCCGGCTGGTGGACGAGGACGGCGTCGGCGTCATCGTCGTCGGGTGGCCGCTGACGGACGACGGGGCGGAGGGGCACGCCGTCGACCGCGTCCGGCCCTTTCTCGGGCGGCTTAAGAAGGCCGCGCCCAGCGCCGAGGTCGTCGTCCAGGACGAGCGGGAGTCGTCGCGCCGCGCGCTCCGTGACCTCGTCGAGGCGGGCGTGTCGAAAAAGCGCCGCCGCCACAAAGGGACGCTCGACGCGGCCGCGGCGTGCGTCATCCTCCAGGACTGGCTGGATGAGCAGCGCTCTCCGTTCGGGTGA
- the def gene encoding peptide deformylase, which yields MVLPIYAYGQPVLRERAAEIESDSPELQALIDDMIETMSVAHGAGLAAPQVGQSIRLFVADLTSYAEDLAEDNDGEVPDYATGPLVFINPELVVEEGAPEIDMEEGCLSIPDLRETISRPDALRIRFLDRHFQPHEWPVEGPLARVIQHETDHLDGVLYLDYLSPLRRKFLGRRLKAIARGECEAEYPMAFRDDA from the coding sequence ATGGTCCTCCCGATCTACGCCTACGGCCAACCCGTCCTCCGCGAGCGCGCGGCTGAGATCGAGTCTGACAGCCCCGAGCTTCAGGCGCTCATCGACGACATGATCGAGACGATGTCCGTAGCGCACGGCGCCGGCCTCGCCGCGCCCCAGGTCGGGCAGTCGATCCGCCTCTTCGTGGCCGACCTCACGTCGTACGCCGAGGACCTGGCCGAAGACAACGACGGGGAGGTGCCGGACTACGCGACGGGCCCGCTTGTCTTCATCAACCCGGAACTGGTCGTGGAGGAGGGGGCGCCGGAGATCGACATGGAGGAGGGGTGTCTCTCGATCCCGGACCTCCGGGAGACCATCTCCCGCCCGGACGCGTTGCGGATCCGGTTTCTGGACCGCCACTTCCAGCCGCACGAGTGGCCGGTCGAGGGGCCGCTCGCGCGCGTGATCCAGCACGAGACGGACCACCTCGACGGCGTCCTCTACCTCGACTACCTCTCGCCGCTCCGGCGCAAGTTCCTGGGCCGCCGGCTCAAGGCCATCGCCCGTGGGGAGTGCGAGGCCGAGTACCCGATGGCGTTCCGCGACGACGCCTGA
- a CDS encoding ZIP family metal transporter: MSAPVAALLSVLAISLASLAGALTLSLGRARLERVIFLLVAFAVGAMLGGALLHLIPESYEALGGGPKTGLLVLAGVVAFFVLEKFLHWRHQHGAPEALEGASGHVHHGHHHHGHAHLGAEAGGGAAPFALVNLVGSVAHNVIDGAIVAAAYLVSIQTGVVTTLAVMLHEIPQEIGNFGVLVYGGYPPRKALMYNFIAGLGGLVGAGLVLLLGSGVDGLADYLLPITAGAFLYIAGSDLIPELNRRHSYPATKAVGQLVMMLLGIAIMALPLLWE, from the coding sequence GTGTCCGCACCGGTCGCCGCGCTCCTCTCCGTCCTCGCGATCTCGCTGGCCTCACTGGCCGGCGCGCTCACGCTGTCGCTCGGCCGCGCCCGGCTGGAGCGCGTGATCTTCCTCCTCGTGGCGTTCGCCGTCGGCGCGATGCTGGGGGGCGCGTTGCTCCACCTCATCCCGGAGAGCTACGAGGCGCTCGGTGGCGGGCCGAAGACCGGTCTGCTCGTGCTCGCGGGCGTCGTCGCGTTCTTCGTACTCGAGAAGTTCCTCCACTGGCGCCATCAGCACGGGGCGCCGGAGGCGCTCGAGGGCGCGAGCGGCCACGTCCATCACGGGCACCATCACCACGGGCACGCCCACCTCGGCGCCGAGGCGGGGGGGGGCGCGGCGCCGTTCGCGCTCGTCAACCTCGTCGGGAGCGTGGCCCACAACGTGATCGACGGGGCCATCGTCGCGGCGGCCTACCTCGTCTCGATCCAGACCGGCGTGGTGACGACGCTGGCCGTGATGCTCCACGAGATCCCCCAGGAGATCGGCAACTTCGGCGTGCTCGTCTATGGCGGGTACCCGCCCCGGAAGGCGCTGATGTACAACTTCATCGCCGGGCTCGGCGGGCTGGTCGGCGCCGGCCTCGTGCTCCTGCTCGGGAGCGGCGTCGACGGCCTTGCCGACTACCTCCTCCCGATCACGGCGGGCGCGTTCCTCTACATCGCCGGCAGCGACCTCATCCCGGAGCTCAACCGCCGCCACAGCTACCCCGCCACGAAGGCCGTCGGCCAACTCGTGATGATGCTGCTCGGGATCGCGATCATGGCGCTGCCGTTGCTCTGGGAGTAG
- the aat gene encoding leucyl/phenylalanyl-tRNA--protein transferase, translating to MRRARRVPCHRLREPILTPDLLLAAYQIGVFPMADADGSIAWYAPDPRAVLPLDAFHVPKTLAKTVRRGEFEVVVDRDFEGTMRACGAPAPDRPETWISEEMVEAYVALHDLGYAHSVECWQDGAFAGGLYGVALRGAFFGESMVTRVRDASKVALVHLVERLRAGGYQLLDTQMATPHLERFGVVEIPRETFERRLGLALAAEADWAAIERTEGADR from the coding sequence GTGAGGCGGGCGCGCCGCGTCCCATGCCACCGACTCCGCGAGCCCATCCTCACGCCCGACCTCCTGCTGGCCGCGTACCAGATCGGCGTCTTCCCGATGGCCGACGCCGACGGGTCGATCGCGTGGTATGCGCCGGACCCGCGCGCCGTCCTCCCGCTCGACGCGTTCCACGTGCCGAAAACGCTCGCCAAGACGGTCCGCCGTGGGGAGTTCGAGGTGGTGGTGGACCGGGACTTCGAGGGGACCATGCGCGCGTGCGGGGCGCCGGCGCCGGACCGACCGGAGACGTGGATCTCGGAGGAGATGGTCGAGGCCTACGTCGCGCTCCACGACCTCGGGTACGCCCACTCCGTGGAGTGCTGGCAGGACGGGGCGTTCGCGGGCGGGCTCTACGGCGTCGCGCTGCGGGGCGCGTTCTTCGGCGAGAGCATGGTGACGCGCGTCCGGGACGCGTCGAAGGTGGCACTCGTGCACCTCGTCGAGCGGCTACGGGCGGGCGGGTACCAGCTCCTCGACACCCAGATGGCGACGCCTCACCTCGAGCGGTTCGGCGTGGTCGAGATCCCGCGCGAGACGTTCGAGCGCCGCCTCGGCCTCGCCCTCGCCGCCGAGGCCGACTGGGCCGCCATTGAGCGGACCGAGGGGGCGGACCGGTAA
- a CDS encoding N-acetylmuramoyl-L-alanine amidase-like domain-containing protein: MLRLVLALSLTALGAACSSRQSEPGLPASVERAPEAEVLPATPPVSNAAPVVAAAAADAPADTVEAAEQATRATFRQILDDAAAQDVASRPYGEIVQWVGEQLLGVPYRAGMLDAPASETLVVDLTAFDCVLYIENVLSLATAIATGETSYQAYTDGVRTLRYRDGALDGYCSRLHYFSDWIRDNERRGTLQNVTQAIGGQPFEKRLTFMGEHRDAYPKLASDSTYACILDMEASLAGTELFYVPQDRISTVYDSLRPGDIIATATSIGGLDVTHTGFVHKTDAHTGFMHASLSSDRVKISDDLQSYVQGISSQVGVVVVRPLDPRG; the protein is encoded by the coding sequence ATGCTCCGTCTCGTCCTCGCCCTCAGCCTGACCGCCCTCGGCGCAGCGTGCAGCTCCCGCCAGTCCGAGCCCGGGTTGCCCGCCTCGGTCGAGCGCGCGCCCGAGGCGGAGGTCCTCCCGGCGACGCCGCCGGTCTCGAACGCCGCCCCCGTGGTCGCGGCCGCTGCGGCCGACGCGCCCGCCGACACCGTCGAGGCCGCCGAGCAGGCGACGCGGGCCACCTTCCGGCAGATCCTGGACGACGCGGCGGCGCAGGACGTGGCCTCGCGGCCGTACGGCGAGATCGTCCAGTGGGTCGGCGAGCAACTCCTCGGCGTCCCGTACCGCGCCGGGATGCTCGACGCGCCCGCGTCCGAGACGCTCGTCGTTGACCTCACGGCGTTCGACTGTGTGCTCTACATCGAGAACGTCCTGTCGCTGGCGACGGCCATCGCGACGGGCGAGACTAGCTACCAGGCCTACACCGACGGCGTCCGCACGCTGCGGTACCGCGACGGCGCGCTCGACGGCTACTGCTCACGGCTCCACTACTTCTCGGACTGGATCCGCGACAACGAGCGCCGCGGCACCCTCCAGAACGTGACGCAGGCGATCGGCGGCCAGCCGTTCGAGAAGCGGCTGACGTTCATGGGCGAGCACCGCGACGCGTACCCCAAGCTGGCCTCGGACTCGACCTACGCCTGCATCCTCGACATGGAGGCCTCGCTCGCCGGCACCGAACTGTTCTACGTCCCCCAGGATCGGATCTCGACGGTCTACGACTCGCTCCGACCCGGCGACATCATCGCGACGGCCACGAGCATCGGCGGGCTCGACGTGACGCACACCGGGTTCGTTCACAAGACGGACGCCCACACCGGGTTCATGCACGCCTCGCTCTCGTCGGACCGCGTCAAGATCTCCGACGACCTCCAGAGCTACGTCCAGGGGATTTCGAGCCAGGTCGGCGTCGTCGTCGTCCGCCCGCTGGACCCGCGGGGGTGA